A DNA window from Castanea sativa cultivar Marrone di Chiusa Pesio chromosome 7, ASM4071231v1 contains the following coding sequences:
- the LOC142644132 gene encoding L-type lectin-domain containing receptor kinase IX.1-like, producing MEALGKLTQPHIFLSLKRDLGLVIQEVFVAMKWVEDSRKQAVTELQIRVETENALGRAIANNEDLTKKLADEKRERNGAEVSLKTTKTQVEGQRKLLRQKDKDLSKAQQENSELREELARAKEEVRTLRETIEAIKKASYNEGVEATETRLTEELVELCREYCQQVWAEALNVAGIPTTSELRKPENVWIPQDIQVFEELPPVSTTPEIVPSTQPSTIQEPTPTPKEPAGSDKEKEQGDEAKKHLSKDTELNAPPPMAKDKGKQVQTSSEAKPKHISLVGTIARTTLLWNMHFLPNMDLINLRTLSFYHWLFVCYLLFHLPLNHALSFKFPDFKQDGRLKLNGTASIQNGILALTSYSTNNTAAGRATYFEDMQLFDPITGKSTDFTTHFSFKISTITSPGQDGLTFFLAPNGSHLPNDAGGGCLALVSKCDDFTIHTKQLVAVEFDTYNNTWDETDSEHVGININSIKSAVSTDLSRSMKNASRIDVRISYDSKKNNLSVSWTFPDSPFLGGNANLSHTINLTAFLPEWVSIGFSAGSAFYFEMHDILSWEFETNFSSEVLILVFVWRRSREKAKDGVNNGDSSMEREIEHGTGPKRFSYDELVRATNNFAEDGKLGEGGFGGVYKGFLSDLHEFVAVKKVSKRSNQGKKEYISEVKIISRLTHKNLVQLIGWCHEFGDLLLVYEFMPHGSLDFHLFGDRTMLDWATRYKITLNLASALLYLHEDSGQYVVHRDIKSSNIMLDSDFNAKLGDFGLARLMDEKLGIKTTGLAGTFGYMAPEYISSRKATKGLDVFSFGVVALEIACGKRSTEPEFEGPHVPLVALVWESYGNERPHDMANRRLSMEFDMKQMECLLITGLWCAHPDQSMRPSIREAIQVLNFEAPLPNLAKKMPVANYDVHVPAVPPASSIAAPLVSFSSINIGR from the exons ATGGAGGCTTTGGGGAAGTTGACCCAACCCCAcattttcctctctttaaaaagagacttaggTTTG gtcatccaagaagtttttgttGCTATGAAAtgggtggaggattctcggaaacAGGCCGTGACCGAGCTCCAAATTAGGGTTGAGACCGAGAATGCTTTAGGCCGTGCCATAGCGAACAACGAGGATCTGACCAAGAAGTTGGCAgatgagaagagagaaagaaatggtGCCGAGGTCAGCCTCAAAACGACCAagactcaagtggaggggcaacgtaaaTTGCTGCGCCAAAAGGACAAAGACCTATCCAAAGCTCAACAAGAAAATTCAGAGTTAAGGGAAGAGCTTGCTCGAGCAAAAGAAGAGGTCCGTACCCTCAGGGAGACCATAGAGGCTATCAAGAAGGCTTCTTACAATGAAGGGGTAGAGGCGACAGAAACCCGACTGACAGAGGAGTTGGTAGAGTTGTGTAGGGAGTATTGCCAACAAGTTTGGGCAGAAGCCCTAAACGTGGCAGGAATCCCCACAACTTCTGAATTGAGGAAACCTGAGAATGTTTGGATTCCGCAGGACATCCAAGTGTTtgaagaacttcctcctgtctCAACTACCCCCGAGATAGTGCCTTCAACACAGCCATCCACCATTCAAGAACCTactccaactcctaaagaacctgctGGTTCCGATAAAGAGAAGGAGCAAGGTGATGAAGCCAAGAAGCACCTAAGCAAGGATACCGAGTTAAATGCTCCTCCACCAATGGCAaaggacaaaggaaaacaagtccaaACCTCATCCGAAGCTAAGCCTAAGCACATAAGCCTTGTTGGGACTATCGCTCGAACCACTCTTCTATGgaata TGCATTTCCTACCTAATATGGATCTCATCAACCTTAGAACTCTTTCTTTCTATCACTGGCTCTTTGTTTGTTACTTGCTATTCCATCTTCCTTTAAATCATGCTCTATCATTCAAGTTCCCTGATTTTAAACAAGATGGCAGGTTAAAATTAAATGGTACTGCCTCCATCCAGAATGGAATTCTTGCACTCACAAGTTACTCCACTAACAATACCGCAGCGGGCCGAGCTACATATTTTGAAGATATGCAGCTTTTCGATCCGATTACAGGTAAATCCACAGACTTCACTACtcatttttcattcaaaatatcaACAATTACTTCACCAGGCCAAGATGGGCTTACATTTTTCCTTGCACCAAATGGTTCTCATCTTCCAAATGATGCTGGAGGAGGATGCCTTGCACTTGTTAGCAAATGTGATGATTTCACTATACACACGAAACAATTAGTTGCTGTTGAGTTTGACACCTATAATAATACATGGGATGAAACTGATAGTGAACATGTTGGTATCAACATCAACTCCATCAAGTCAGCTGTAAGCACGGATTTGAGCCGAAGTATGAAAAATGCATCTAGAATTGATGTAAGGATCAGttatgattctaaaaaaaacaatttgagtGTATCATGGACTTTCCCTGACAGCCCATTTCTTGGTGGGAATGCTAATCTTTCACACACTATTAATCTAACAGCATTTCTGCCTGAATGGGTATCCATTGGCTTTTCAGCTGGATCTGCTTTCTATTTTGAGATGCATGACATTCTTTCATGGgagtttgaaacaaatttttcaTCAGAAG ttttaattttggtatttgttTGGAGGAGGAGCAGAGAAAAAGCGAAGGACGGTGTAAATAATGGTGACTCTTCCATGGAACGTGAAATCGAACATGGTACGGGACCTAAGAGGTTTTCTTATGATGAACTAGTTCGGGCCACAAACAACTTTGCTGAAGATGGCAAACTTGGGGAAGgagggtttggaggggtttatAAAGGCTTTTTGAGTGATCTGCATGAATTTGTTGCAGTTAAAAAGGTTTCTAAACGCTCcaatcaaggaaaaaaagaatacatatcAGAGGTAAAAATCATAAGTAGGCTGACACATAAAAATCTGGTACAATTAATTGGTTGGTGCCATGAATTTGGTGATCTCCTTCTTGTCTATGAGTTCATGCCTCATGGTAGCCTTGATTTTCACCTTTTTGGAGATAGAACAATGCTTGACTGGGCAACAAGGTATAAAATAACCCTTAATCTTGCCTCTGCATTGCTTTATCTACATGAAGACTCAGGACAATATGTGGTGCATAGAGATATTAAATCAAGCAACATAATGTTGGATTCAGATTTCAATGCAAAGCTTGGGGACTTTGGTCTAGCGAGGCTTATGGATGAAAAGCTAGGCATCAAGACAACCGGGTTAGCTGGAACTTTTGGTTACATGGCACCTGAATACATAAGCTCGCGCAAGGCCACAAAAGGGTTAGATGTCTTTAGCTTTGGTGTGGTAGCACTAGAAATAGCATGTGGAAAAAGATCAACAGAACCCGAATTCGAGGGTCCTCATGTTCCATTGGTTGCTTTGGTTTGGGAGTCATACGGAAATGAAAGGCCTCATGATATGGCTAACAGGAGATTAAGTATGGAGTTTGACATGAAACAGATGGAGTGTTTATTGATTACTGGACTGTGGTGTGCTCATCCAGATCAAAGCATGAGGCCATCCATAAGGGAAGCCATACAGGTTCTCAATTTTGAAGCTCCATTGCCAAATCTTGCGAAGAAGATGCCAGTTGCCAACTATGATGTTCATGTACCTGCTGTCCCTCCAGCTAGTAGTATAGCTGCGCCCCTTGTGTCTTTTTCATCTATTAATATTGGCCGGTAA